The genomic window GCCGAGCGTCGAGATGAGCAGCGACCCTCGGGTTTCGCCGAGGAGTTTGCGGACGATCGTCAGCAGGGCCATCATCGGTCCTCGGGATCGGGCTCGGGGTTCGGGCCGTGGTATCGGTCGTACAGGGCGCGGAGGTCCTCAGTGCCGATGGCCAGATCGGCCACCGGCTGCGACGCCAGCCAGCCGAGCAACGGCCCTGCTGCACCTCGGTGTTCGAGCAAGAGGACCTCCCCGTTGCGATCTCGGACCGAGAGTTCCAGTTCCTCGGGCAAGGCGGCTGGAGGAGCCCCCTGGAACCGGACGAGTAAGAGGCGAAGGTTTCGTCGGCGTTCGTGCATATCTTCGACATGCATCAGCCGGCCTCGTCTCATGATCGCCACCCGATCAGCCACCTGCTCGACTTCGGTCAGCACGTGACCGGAGAAGATGACGGTCTGCCCCTGGGTTCGAGCATCGGTCACCAGCCGAAGCACATCGTTACGGGCGGATGGGTCAAGGGCCGAGGTCGGTTCGTCGAGGATCAGGATGTCGACTGGATCGGCAAACGCTTGCGCAAGTGCGAGCTTTTGCTTCATTCCGGTGGAGAAGGTGCGGACCTTGCGACGCAGGTCGAGGCCCATCACCCGCTCGGCCAGGGCGACGGCACGGTCCATGCCGGCCCCGCCCCGGAGGTTGTTCAGGTACTGGAGCAATTGATACCCCCGGACCGAGCCCGGCAGGCGCACTTCTCCGGGGATATAGGAGATCCGTCGGCGGACTTCCAGGCTGTGCCGCCAGCAGTCGAACCCATCCACACTCGCCGATCCCGACGTAGGCCGCAGCAGGCCGAGCAAGAGGCGAATGGTCGTGGTTTTCCCCGAGCCGTTGGGCCCAAGTAAACCGTAGACCTCACCCCTTCGGACCTCCATCGACACCTTCGACAGCGCCGGAAAGGCTCCGTAATGCTTCGTCAAACCCTCGGTGAGAATCATCCCTTGGTTGCACCCTTCGAGGACCGATGCGTCGATCTCCCTTCCGGTTCTACCCCGGCAGGTTTCACCGAAGGGCCACCATCAACCGCCAGACGAACGCGGGACGGAACTCCCGAGACCGCTCCTCGTCGTCTCCCTTGGGGAACGGTTTGCGACGAGCCTACGGTCGCCGATCTCGATGCAAGTCCGGAGCCGTCGTTGCGAGGTGACTCAACGGTCGATTGGGTCCCTCTCCCAGGGGTCTGTCGAGCACCGACGTGAGGAGAGGGACATGGCTCAACGAGCTTACTTCCCGCCGTCGAGGCAATCGGCCAGTTCGCGAAGCACGTCGGGAAGCGATCGAGGACGCGAGAAGGCCTGGCCGCGGCCTAGGTAGACCCGGGTCGGCTCACCAGTTTCCTCCTCCGACTCGACGACCAGGCGGCCGCCGGGCACGAGGGTATCGAGCACGGCGTTGATCAGGGCCAGCTTGGTGCGTTCCCACTCCTCTCCTTCGATGACCGGAGTTCGCGCGTAAGGCAGCGTCACGCCGGCCAGATACCGGGCGATACTGGGCTGTTCCACGACCGAGGCGGCCACGGCCGCATGTTCCTTCAGCAGGACCGACCCCAGATAACATTCGCCGGGCGGGCAGGGCGGCTCCATCGTGCAGCGGCCGTCCGGATTGGTCTGGCACTGAGCCATGACGAGCTTCCTCGCACTTTCGTTGCGTTCAATCGGTATTCGAAGCAGATTCAAGCGTCGGCCGATGCGGCCTCACTCCCGCATTCTCCCGCCTGTGAGACGACTCCGCAAGCCCACCCTCACCCTGCGAGGCGGCCAGGACGCCCAGAAACGGGGAGGCTGGCACAGAAAAGAAAGACCCCCGGCAACCCCGAAGGATCGGCCGAGGGTCTGGATTGTCTCAATCGGTCAAGGCACGCCCCCCCTGAGGGGGGAGAGGCCCAAACCGGAATCAGCCCTGCGGCGAGGCCGTTTGGGCCGTGGGAGCAACCTGCGGGGTCGGCGCGGCGTAGGTCACCGGAGCGTAGGTCACAGGCACCATCACGGTCTTGGTCACCGGAACCTGCTTGACAATTTGTCGGGGAACTTTCTTGGTGATCGTCACGGGAACCTGTTCCGCAACCCGAACCGGCTTCATCCGGGTCTGCATCTCGGTGATCGGAACCTTCCGCTTGACGGTCGTCGTCACCGGCACCTGCTCGGGAATGCAGCGGGTCACCGGCACCATTTGCACCGAGCAATCCGGGGCGCAGTGCCCGTGCTTGCGGTGTTTGACCTTCGCAGGAACATATTCCGTGACCTTGTGTGTTCGGGTCACCATCTTCGTGACAGGAACTTCCTCGATCACGAATCGCTTGACCGGAACTTCAACCGGCACGTGCTCCACGCGATATTTCGTTTGCATGACCGTAACCGGAACACAGTCGAAGACCGTCTCGGTCACGTTGCAGTAGGTTGTCACCGTTTGCGGAACCATTTGCACGCACGGAGCGGCGGGTTGACCGCAACCATGACAGGCCTGCGCCGTCTGCACCGCTGTCACTCCAAAGACTGCGGCCGAGAGCACGAGGGCTCGACTCAACATCCGATGCATCGTCTCTGCTCCAAGAAAATGGATGACCTGGCCATCCATGTCGGGGGGAGACCGCTGGCCGCCCATCCGTCCCAGATGTAGCAAATTCTCCAGGCGGTACAATTTTACTATTTACGACATTTCTGAGGGAAACGCAAGCAGCTAGACCGTGCGAGGCGATGCGGGGATGCGGCTCATTCGACCGAAATTCCGCGATAGCAACACCCTAACGACGATCGTGTGCCGATGGTTCGATCGGGCAGATTTTTCCGATCGTTTCGCCAGCCGGTGGGGAGAGGCGATCAGGGCGGATCGGCCCGTGGCCTCTTGTGTCCGACCTCGCGGCGGGGTATCGATGCGACTCGACGACGTGATCCGGTTTGCTCCGAAGGAGAATCGCCGATGGTTCGGATCATCCTTGCGGGCCTGGCCTTGATGGTCTCGGCCCTTCCCGCCTCCGCGCAATCGCTCCCCGGGACGTCTGCCTGGGACGATCGAGGAAGCACGGATGAGGCGGCGCAGGCCATGGTCGAGGGCTTGCATCGGTTCCTCGATCGGGAAACGGCGGCCAGCATCGCAGGCCGATCGAGGCACTGGAACCGTGATGGCTCAAGCGCGAAGGCGTATGCCCGGTCGGTCGATCCGAACCGGAAGCGGCTGGAGCGGATCATCGGGGCGGTCGACCCTCGGGTCGAGCCGGTGGCCATGCACCTTGTTGGTACCACGGAGCACCCGGCCGAGATCGCCCGAGCCGACGGATTTCGCGTGTTCGCCGTTCGATGGGACGTCTTCTCCCAGGTGCAGGCCGAGGGCCTTATGCTGGAACCCGAGGGGGAGGTCATCGCCAACGTCGTGGTCATGGCCGACTGCGACGTGCTCCCGGAGGCGATCGTTGGACTGACCGACGGCCTGCCGCCTGAGTCTCAGGTGGCTCGACTGCTGGCCGAGGCGGGATGTCGGGTCGTCGTGCCCGTCTTGCTCGATCGGTCCACCACCTTCTCGGGCAACCCTGACGTGGCGATGACGAACCTGACGCACCGTGAATGGCTCTGGCGGCAGGGGTTCGAGACGGGCCGTCACCCGATCGGATATGAGGTCAACGCCGTCCGGGCCGCCCTTGACTGGTTCACCCGAGACGGACAGGCCGAGTTGCCGATTGGTGTGGCCGGGCACGGCGAAGGGGGGCTGATCGCCCTGTACGCAGCCGCCCTCGACGAGCGGGTCGATGCCGCCTGGGTGGCCGGTTTCTTCGGCAATCGTCAGGAAGTCTGGCGGGAACCGATCGAACGAGACATCTGGGGCTTGCTCAATGAGTTTGGCGATGCCGAGATCGCCAGCCTGATCGCCCCCCGGGCCTTGCTGATCGAGCCGTGCCTCGGACCTGTGGTTGATGGTCCTCCGCCGGCCGTCAACGGGCGAGCTGTGGCCGCTTCGGGAGCGCTCAAGGCAATCGACATAGAAGGAACTGTCAACGAATTCGCTCGCCTGATCCGACTGACCGAGGATCTCGATCGCAAACGCTTCCGCATCGGCCCAGTCTCGCGAGCGCAATCGCTGAACGCGGGTGATCTCGCGCGTCGGAATTTCCTGGAAATGCTGCTCGGTCGAGACGAACAGGCCGATGATGAGCAATCGATTCCTGAACCGCGATGGGCCGAGAAGGCCGCCTTGCCTGATCCCGTCGCTCGGATGGGCCGCTGGGTCCGGGCCCTTCAGCGCCACACGCAGGAGGTGCTTCGGACCTCCGAATATCGTCGAGAGGCGATGTGGTCGAAGGCGGATCGGTCCTCGCCCGACACCTGGCACGCCTCGACCCAAGTCTTCCGCGAGAGGTTCCGCGAGGAGCTGATTGGTCAGATTCCGAGCGCGACGGAGCCGCTCGAACCTCGATCGATCAAGGTCCTCGATGAGGCAAACTTTGAAGGGTACGCCGTCGAGATCCCGGTCCTGCCCGACGTGGTCGCCTCGGGCATTCTGCTCTTACCGAAAGACCTGGCCGAAGGGGAGCAACGGCCGGTGATCGTTTGCCAGCACGGTCTGGAAGGGACGCCGGACCCGATCGTGATCCCGGGGGTCGAATCGCCGTACAACTCCTACGGAGCGGCGCTGGCCGACCTGGGTTACATCGTCTATGCACCTCAGAATCCGTACATCGGACAGGATCGGTTTCGGACGCTGCAGCGCAAGTTGCACCCCTTGAAGGCGTCGCTGTTTTCGGTCATCGTGCGTCAGCACGAGCGGACGATCGAATGGTTGAAGACGTTACCGAGCGTCGATCCCGAGCGGATTGCTTTCTACGGGCTTTCTTACGGCGGCAAGACGGCCATGCGGGTGCCGGCCCTGATCGACGGCTATTGCCTGTCGATTTGCTCGGCCGACTTCAATGAGTGGGTCGTCAAATGTACCAATCTCTATCGAACGCTGAGCTACCTGTACACGGTAGAGTACGACATGTACGAATGGGACCTTGCGTCCGGATTCAATTATGCAGAGATGGCCGCCCTGATCGCCCCTCGGCCGTTCATGGTCGAGCGTGGGCACTCTGACGGTGTCGCGCCGGACGAGTGGGTCGCGTATGAATATGCGAAAGTCCGGCGGCTGTATGATACGCTGGGGATCGGCGATCGCTCGGAGATCACCTTTTTCAATGGCGGGCACCTGATCAAAGGGGAGGCCACATTCGACTTCCTCGCCCGGCACCTTGACTGGCCTCGCGGCCGACGTTCTTTGGAGTCCTTGCAACCATGATGCGCACACCAGTCCTGGCGGGATGGCTCGCCGCACTGTCCCTCGTTCCGAACGCTCGGGGCGAGGATGGGGCTTTCCCGGTCGATTCGAACCTGAAGGCCGGGGTGGCCCGGGTCGACATCACTCCGGAAATGCCGGAAGGGGGGATGGACGTAGTCGGCCACCCCCGGCACGTCGAAGGAGTCCGCGACCCGATTCGGGCCGAGGTCCTGGTGCTCGACGACGGCGAGACCCGCGCGGCGATCGTGACCTATGACCTACTTGAGGCCTGGTCGAGCCTGGTCGAGGCGACCCGATCCGCCGTCTCGGAAGCCGCCGGGGTGCCGAGCAATCAGATCCTCGTGGCGGCCTCGCACAACCATTCGGGACCGGGCTACACCCCTGGTTCTGCGTGGGCCGAGGAGGTGACGGCCAAGATCAAGGAGGCCGCGACCGAGGCCGCCAAGGGGATGCGGCCGGTGACGATCGGCTATGGCGAGGATGAGATCACCTTCAGCATCAACCGGCGCAAGGTGATCAACGGCCAGGCGGTCGTGCGGCTGAACCCGGACGGGCCGAATGATCGTCGCGTGAAGGTGCTTCGATTCGACGACGGCAAGTCGCTCACGCCGATGGCGGTGGTCATGCTGGGGGTTTGCCACCCGTGTTTCTTCACCTGGGGAGACGATGGCACCCCCCCCTACCCTGGGGGCTACCCGAAGATGAGCGCCGACTTTCCGGGAGAGGCTCGACGCTATATCGAAGCCATTTACGGAGGAGAGACGACCGCGATGTTCCTTCAGGGGTGTTCGGGGGACATCCGGCCGAACCTCCCCGGCCTTCCCTACCGATGCGCCGACGAGGCCGACATTCAGTGGGCCGGCCGTGATCTGGGAGGAGCGGTGGTTCGGGCCCTGTCGCGGAGTGTCGTCCGCGAGCAGCTCAAGGAGCGGCCGTCGTACTACCGGATTCGGTCTGCAAGCGAGGTTGTGAATTTGCCAGGCAAGGAGGAGCCGGTCCCCTCGGAGATGATGGCCCTGAAGATCGGCCCCTACCTGATCCTGACCATGCCAGGCGAGCCGATGGTCGAGCTCGGGTTCCACATTGAAGGTCTGATCGCCGACCGCGCGGTGCCGCTGGTCATTGGGTATGCTAACGGCGGTATTGGCTACATCGCCCCGGCGAACGCCTATCCGGTGGGAGGTTACGAGCCGGAGATGTCGCCCTTGACGGCAGACGCCGAGGCGGTGATTTACGAGACGCTCGACGAGCTGGCCAACCGGGTCATCGGCGATGTCTTCAAGGTCTTCTCCAAGCGCGAGGAAGACCAGGAGAATTGATCGGAGCGCGGTGCAACATCCCTTCGCGTCCTGAAACCGCCTTCTGAACCTCTGAGAGTCGGAACGAGGGGCGGCCCTTCCCCAAGGGGCTGCCCCTCGGTGTTGATTGGGATCAACACGGGACTCCGACGTCGGCACGATCCTCGATCGGCGCGGCCGAACATCCAATCATGAGCGTCACCCCGGCGTGGGGACGGCGTAGAAGACACAGACGCATGTTCTGCGCGATCTCTGATTCGTCGGCTGCGCCGAGAGGTCCGTTGTCGAACAACGGGCGGCGTGGAAGGTCCGCCCCGACGATGCGTTGACGAGCGTTTCAAGGGAGCATTTCTGAATGGATCGGTCGATTGTCACCATGAAGATCGTGAAGACCTTAGGGATTGTCGGGGTCTCGGTGCTGGCACTGGTCGCCAGCCCGTTGGCCCGGGGCGATTCGATCGTGCTCTCGACGGACCTGAATTCCCGGACTGAGGGGCTCGGTTCGTTCTCGGGCGTGTTCCATTTCTCGGCGGTTGACGACCAGAACGCCTCGTTGATTCTTGAATTGACCAACACCATGGATCCGGCGGTGGGGGGCTATCTGACGCGGTTTGTCTTCAATAACCCCGGAGACGCGATCAGCGGGCTTTCGCTGACATCTGCTCCCGACGATTTTCAAGCGGCACTCGGGAAGAACGCCTTCGGGCTGGAACCCTTCGGGCAGTTCGACATCGAGGTGGGCATCGGGAACGGCCGGCCCCAGCGCGGCCTGGCGGCGGGTGAGTCTGGCCGCTTCGAGTTTGCGCTGAAGGGATCGGGATTCGACAGCCTCTCGGCCGTGTCGTTTCTCGAAACGCTCAGCGTTCCCCCCGGTGATGGTGGGGGACTGAGGTCCTTTGTGGTGCGGTTCCAGGCCATCCCGACGGGCGCCGGCAGTGACAAGGTTCCGGCCCTGTTCGGCGTTTCGGGGAGTGTGGCGCCCATCCCCGAGCCTGCGAGTATGCTCTCGTTGGCGATGGGTCTTGCCGGGGTGGGGTGGATAGCCCGCAGAGCCCGACGGGCTCGGCGTATGAGCTCGATCCCGAGTGAGGTTCCGGCGCATTGACCTCCGGCCGCCGTCGCATGTGATGGCAAGACCGGGTCAAATGATCCTCCTGGCGATTGAGTCGCGAGGCGAGTTCGGGGCGACGGGAACGCTGATTCCCATCGACCCGACTCGCCTTGTGGCGTTTCGAGCGGTGCTTCAGGGTCGGGATCGCCCCGCAGGAATGAGGAACAGCCCCTTCAGGGACCTTGAGCCGAAGCCCCGTTCCTGACGTTGCCGCGCAATTCTGGAGAGCGATGTAAGGTGCTGCAGACGCATTGTGGTGCCCCTGCGGTTCGGCTTCCGCGGTTCAGGAGCGAGGCAGAGAGACGTGCCCCTTGAGCCAGGCGGCCACGCGGATGAGCTCGGCATATCCGAAAGGCAGATTGCCGCCGGGCACCCGTCCCGGCTCATAGAGGATGTTCAAAACCCGATCGAGGACCGGCAGTTGGGGACAGCACCATCGCCCCTGGTGGTCGAGAATCGCCTCAGCCGGCTCTCCCCGGTGGGTTTGAAACACGACTTTTCCGAGAATCGTGCTTCGGCCGGGGGAAGGATTCAGAGCAGTTGCCGTCGGGTTTTGAAGCTCTTCGGCGGGGTCATCGGCCGAAAAGGGAGTGGGGAAGCCCGATCGACAGAAGCACGAGAACATAACGATCTCCTCGGCAGGGTGGGGATCGCAATCGGACACCATGTTGGGAACTCTACCATAGTGAACTTTAGTACACAAGAGATATTTTAGGCGATTGCGAGGGACCTGGCCGGACCCGATCGACGCGTTTCTCAACGCTGATTGGAACCGGGAGGATCACGAGGTCTTGAGTCTGAGAGCGGAAGCGAGCCGGGGGATGCGACCGGACGTCCGCGAGAGGGTCGAAGCCCCAACATGACTGACGCAGGCAAGGGTGAGCGGTTGGCGAATGTTGCAAGCCTCGGGGACCTCGACACGCGTTGACGGGGGAGAGTTCGCGGGCCAAGACCACGGGGCCGGACTTGATCTGGTCTGAGGTTCTCTGATCCGGATATGATTGGTGATGGTTGCATGGGGCTTGATCCGGATCGTGCAGGAGACGACGCTGTTCTGACATGGGTGCCTCGTGTCCCTAATCGAGCCGACGCACGCGACATGCTTCAGGAGCGTTTGGTGATGGGATGTCGGAAGTTGGGCGTTTCCACGAGGAGACCCAGGGGTCGAATGGTCGTAACGTTCTCGATGAGGAATCAAACCATGGCACGAATCGCCCTTGCGTTGATGTTGCTTGGAGTCTTCGGGACGGCATCACCGGCCCAGGACCGAGCGTACGAAGGCCGTCGGGTCGAGGTGAAAGACCCGGCCACCTTCGTCGCCGCGCAGGATCGTCCCCTCTTTTCCGGCCCACAACCTGGCGAGGCGTTGCCCGACTTCGAGATGATTGGGGTCGCAGGAGAGCGGGACGGCAAGACGGTCAACCCGGTGGCGATTGCGGGGGAATCTCCTCAATTGCTCATCTTTCAGGGGGGAATCGAGGGTCTTCGGAGTGTGCTGGCCTTGACGAGGTTTCTGCCAACGATTGCCGAGGAATCGGGCAGCACGCTGGTCGTGACGGTCGTGTTGATGGACGACGACCGCAACGCCTCGGAGGAGATGGCCGGCCGGATCGCGCCGTACCTGGGGGAAACGGTCGTGCTGGGTTACACCACCGACGGTCGAGACGGCCCCGGCGTGTACGGCTTGAACCGAAACGTGGCGCAGACGATCCTCTTCGCCAAAGGGGGGATGGTCACGCGAAGCTTTGCCTTCCCGCAGGGTGGGATCTATGCGGACCCTCACGTGCTGGGCGCGATCGCTGAGTTGCTGGAGGTCGACCGCGACACCTTCGGCACCTGGATCGCCAAGGCCCAGGCACAAGAGGAGCAGAGGCGGGTGCGGAACCGCCGCTGAGATAGACCAGCCCCTTGCGTTCTCGAATCCGACTCCGATCGAGAGGAGCGCAGCAGCATGCCATGGATTGCCTGGAGGGGGGCGACCGCCTTCCTGGTCCTGAGCTTGGCGATGGCCGAGTATGGGAGTGCCGCCGGTTCTGCTCGGGCCGACCGCGTCGACTTCGAGAACGACGTGATGCCGCTGTTCACGCGGTTCGGCTGCAACGCGGGGGTCTGCCACGGCGCAGCGGTGGGAAGGGGGGGCTTTGGGCTCTCCTTGTATGGGGGCAATCCCGACGCTGACGCTCAGGCGATCGTCCGGCAGCTCGAAGGGAGGAGGATCAATCTGGCCCATCCTGAGGAGAGTCTTCTGCTGGCCAAGCCGACCCTTGCTCTTGACCACGGAGGAGGCTTCCTCTTCGAGGAGGATTCGGAGGCCGCCGTGTTGCTCCGGGATTGGATCGCCCAGGGAGCCGAAACCGAGTCGTCGCGAAGGCAGGTGCGGGTGGTCGTGAAGCCTGATCGACATCTCGGCGAATTCCTGGATGAGCCGATTCCGCTCCGGGTAACGGCGCACTATTCCGACGGCAGCCTGGCCGATGTGACAAGATGGGCCGTGTTCTCGGTGGAAGATCCCTCGGCCGTCGCCATTGACCAGGATGAGGCGATTGCACGGGTCTCCCGGGCCGGCCGGCACATTGTGATCGCCCGATATCTCGGCCACGTCGAACCGATCGAGTTCATCGTGCCTCCCGGAAAGGCTCCGATCGATCTGTCGAGCGAACCTCGGCGCAATTTCATTGATGAGCATCTTCTTGAAATGCTTGAGATGCTTCGAATCCCACCCTCTCCCCTCGCCGACGACGCGACCTTCCTGAGGCGGGTAACGCTCGACCTGACCGGTCGGCTCCCGACACCGGAGGAGGTCGATGCGTTCCTGGCCGACCCAGGGCTGTCGAAGCGGGAGGAGAGGGTTGAGCGCCTGCTTCGTTCGGACGAATTCAGCTCATACTGGACGCTGCAACTGGCGAAGCTGTTCCGGGTTCGCCCCTCGGGCCGGGGTCCGAACCGGGAGCTGGAGGGGGCGACAGCTTACCATCGGTGGCTTGCCGAGCAGGTCCGCGACGACGCAGGCTACGACACGATCGCCCGGTCGGTGCTTCTGGCCGAGGGAGACACCCACCACAACGGGCCTGCCAATTTTTCTCGGACTGGCAACGGACCGAGGGAGCAGGCTGAGTTCGTGAGCGAGCTGTTCCTGGGCAGTCGACTTCGATGCGCCAATTGCCACGATCACCCGCTCGACCGCTGGACCCAGGACGACTATCACGGCCTGGCCGCCATTTTCGCGAAGGTGAAGGGGGGCCGCGTCATCGAGCCCGACCCCGACGGCGATGTGATCCATCCGGCCACCCTGGAGCCCGCTCGCCCTCGGATTCCCGGTGAGGCGTTTCTACAAGACGCGGGAGGCGAGCGGGCCGCGCTGGCCGATTGGCTGACCGACCGCGACAACCCTGTCTTCTCCCGAGCGATCGTCAACCGGCTCTGGGCCCGGATGATGGGTCGCGGCCTGGTGTCTCCGGTCGACGACTTCCGGTCCACCAATCCGGCGACCCACCCTGAACTCCTCAACCTGTTGGCCGAGGATTTCGAGGAAAATGGGTACCGACTGCGGCACACGATCCGCCTGATTGCGACCAGCGTCTCCTACGCTCGGGAGGCGACGGCCCTGGATGCGAATGCCTTCGACGACCGATTCTCCTCGCATGCCCTCCGCCGACCGCTGGAGCCGGAGGTCCTGGCCGATGCCTTCTCGGACGTTCTGGGCATTCCCGAGCCTTATGGCGATGAACCCCTGGGGACGAGGGCGGTCGCCTTGATTGACTCTGCCGTCCCCTCTCGGTCGCTCGAAGTGCTGGAACGCTGCGACCGGGTTGAATCGTGCGAGGATGAGGGATCAACTGCCGGCGGGCTGCCCCAGGCGCTCCACCTGATCAACGGCCCGTTGCTCAACGCCCGAATCGGGGCATCGGGCGGGCGTCTCGACCGTTTGATCCATGCTGGGATGACGCCGTTGCAGATCATCGATGCGTTCTTCGTGGCCGCGCTTGGCCGGCATCTCTCGGACAAGGAACGCCGGTTCTGGGAGGACCATGTCGATGACGATCGCCCTGCGGACGAGCAGCGCGCCTTGCTTGAAGACATGGTCTGGGGCCTGCTGGCCTCGGACGAGTTCCGCACGAACCACTGATCAGGATGGCGAGGCCATTGCCGCAGGCCTGACGCTCGAAACGACCGATCACATCAAATTCCGAGGAGATGCGGATGAGTGGCTCCAGACGGTGCGACAGTGTCAGCCGGCGGGATGTTGTGCGGGTCGGGGGGCTAACGGCCCTGGGCTTCGGGCTTGGGCAGTTCTTTCAGGCCGCTCGAGCCCGAGTTGCCGATCCCCGGCTTGCGCCGAACGCAACATCATGCATCTTGATCTGGCTCGACGGCGGGCCATCCCACCTGGAGACATTCGACCCGAAGCCGGACGCTCCGGAGGAGGTCCGAGGGCCGTTTGGGACGATCGCCACGTCGATCCCCGGCGTCAGGCTGGGCGAGTGCCTGGAGCGGACGGCAACAGTCCTCGATCAGCTGGCGATTGTCCGGTCGATGACATCGCCGCTGGGAGAGCACAATTTGGGGACGCATTATGTGTTGACAGGATACGCGCCGACACCTGCACTTGAGTATCCGTCGTTCGGCGCCACCGTCGCCCACGTCCGGGAGAACCCGGGAGTGCTGCCGCCGAACATCGCCATCCCCCAGTTCACCGGCAACCTGAGCGGACACGGCTATCTGCCCGGAGCAACCCGGCCCTTCGCCGTCGGGGGGGAC from Tautonia rosea includes these protein-coding regions:
- a CDS encoding ABC transporter ATP-binding protein: MILTEGLTKHYGAFPALSKVSMEVRRGEVYGLLGPNGSGKTTTIRLLLGLLRPTSGSASVDGFDCWRHSLEVRRRISYIPGEVRLPGSVRGYQLLQYLNNLRGGAGMDRAVALAERVMGLDLRRKVRTFSTGMKQKLALAQAFADPVDILILDEPTSALDPSARNDVLRLVTDARTQGQTVIFSGHVLTEVEQVADRVAIMRRGRLMHVEDMHERRRNLRLLLVRFQGAPPAALPEELELSVRDRNGEVLLLEHRGAAGPLLGWLASQPVADLAIGTEDLRALYDRYHGPNPEPDPEDR
- a CDS encoding alpha/beta hydrolase family protein, with the protein product MVRIILAGLALMVSALPASAQSLPGTSAWDDRGSTDEAAQAMVEGLHRFLDRETAASIAGRSRHWNRDGSSAKAYARSVDPNRKRLERIIGAVDPRVEPVAMHLVGTTEHPAEIARADGFRVFAVRWDVFSQVQAEGLMLEPEGEVIANVVVMADCDVLPEAIVGLTDGLPPESQVARLLAEAGCRVVVPVLLDRSTTFSGNPDVAMTNLTHREWLWRQGFETGRHPIGYEVNAVRAALDWFTRDGQAELPIGVAGHGEGGLIALYAAALDERVDAAWVAGFFGNRQEVWREPIERDIWGLLNEFGDAEIASLIAPRALLIEPCLGPVVDGPPPAVNGRAVAASGALKAIDIEGTVNEFARLIRLTEDLDRKRFRIGPVSRAQSLNAGDLARRNFLEMLLGRDEQADDEQSIPEPRWAEKAALPDPVARMGRWVRALQRHTQEVLRTSEYRREAMWSKADRSSPDTWHASTQVFRERFREELIGQIPSATEPLEPRSIKVLDEANFEGYAVEIPVLPDVVASGILLLPKDLAEGEQRPVIVCQHGLEGTPDPIVIPGVESPYNSYGAALADLGYIVYAPQNPYIGQDRFRTLQRKLHPLKASLFSVIVRQHERTIEWLKTLPSVDPERIAFYGLSYGGKTAMRVPALIDGYCLSICSADFNEWVVKCTNLYRTLSYLYTVEYDMYEWDLASGFNYAEMAALIAPRPFMVERGHSDGVAPDEWVAYEYAKVRRLYDTLGIGDRSEITFFNGGHLIKGEATFDFLARHLDWPRGRRSLESLQP
- a CDS encoding PEP-CTERM sorting domain-containing protein; the protein is MDRSIVTMKIVKTLGIVGVSVLALVASPLARGDSIVLSTDLNSRTEGLGSFSGVFHFSAVDDQNASLILELTNTMDPAVGGYLTRFVFNNPGDAISGLSLTSAPDDFQAALGKNAFGLEPFGQFDIEVGIGNGRPQRGLAAGESGRFEFALKGSGFDSLSAVSFLETLSVPPGDGGGLRSFVVRFQAIPTGAGSDKVPALFGVSGSVAPIPEPASMLSLAMGLAGVGWIARRARRARRMSSIPSEVPAH
- a CDS encoding DUF1549 and DUF1553 domain-containing protein, translated to MPWIAWRGATAFLVLSLAMAEYGSAAGSARADRVDFENDVMPLFTRFGCNAGVCHGAAVGRGGFGLSLYGGNPDADAQAIVRQLEGRRINLAHPEESLLLAKPTLALDHGGGFLFEEDSEAAVLLRDWIAQGAETESSRRQVRVVVKPDRHLGEFLDEPIPLRVTAHYSDGSLADVTRWAVFSVEDPSAVAIDQDEAIARVSRAGRHIVIARYLGHVEPIEFIVPPGKAPIDLSSEPRRNFIDEHLLEMLEMLRIPPSPLADDATFLRRVTLDLTGRLPTPEEVDAFLADPGLSKREERVERLLRSDEFSSYWTLQLAKLFRVRPSGRGPNRELEGATAYHRWLAEQVRDDAGYDTIARSVLLAEGDTHHNGPANFSRTGNGPREQAEFVSELFLGSRLRCANCHDHPLDRWTQDDYHGLAAIFAKVKGGRVIEPDPDGDVIHPATLEPARPRIPGEAFLQDAGGERAALADWLTDRDNPVFSRAIVNRLWARMMGRGLVSPVDDFRSTNPATHPELLNLLAEDFEENGYRLRHTIRLIATSVSYAREATALDANAFDDRFSSHALRRPLEPEVLADAFSDVLGIPEPYGDEPLGTRAVALIDSAVPSRSLEVLERCDRVESCEDEGSTAGGLPQALHLINGPLLNARIGASGGRLDRLIHAGMTPLQIIDAFFVAALGRHLSDKERRFWEDHVDDDRPADEQRALLEDMVWGLLASDEFRTNH